In the genome of Leptotrichia sp. HSP-536, the window TCTTCACGCCTGGTAGGAGAGCGTTCTGTAGGCCGTCGAAGGTAAGCTGCAAGGCTTTCTGGAGGCATCAGAAGCGAGAATGCAGGAATGAGTAGCGAGAAGGCGGGCGAGAATCCCGCCGGCCGGAAGTCCAAGGTTTCCAGGGGAAGGCTTGTCCGCCCTGGGGAAGTCGGGACCTAAGCATAAGCAAAATTGTGATGGCGAATGGAAAACAGGTTAATATTCCTGTACCACTATTATCGCTTGAGAGACGGAGTGACGCAGGAAGGTATATGAGAAGGCTGTCGGAATAGCCTTTCTAAGAGTGTAGCATGGATACGCAGGAAAATCCGCGTATCTAAATGTGAGACTTGATGGGTAAGTGCATTTGCATAAGTCATAAATCCTATGCTGCCAAGAAAAACTTCTATCAATGAGAAATAGCGCCGTACTGTAAACCGACACAGGTGGACAGAGTGAGAAACTTAAGGCCGACAGGATAACTCTAGCTAAGGAACTCTGCAAAATAGCCCCGTAACTTCGGGAGAAGGGGTGCCTGATATACCTGAAAGGAGAAACGCCTCTAGGGGAAACAGGCCGCAGTGAAGAGTCCCAAGCAACTGTTTACCAAAAACACAGGTCTATGCTAAGCTGAAAGGCGACGTATATGGGCTGACACCTGCCCAGTGCCGGAAGGTTAAGAGGAGGAGAGAGCTCCGATTTGAAGCCCCGGTGAACGGCGGCCGTAACTATAACGGTCCTAAGGTAGCGAAATTCCTTGTCGGGTAAGTTCCGACCTGCACGAATGGTGAAATGATTTGGGAGCTGTCTTGGCTGGAGACCTGGTGAAGTTGTAATGCCGGTGAAGATACCGGCTACCTGCAGTAGGACGGAAAGACCCCGTGGAGCTTTACTGTAGTTTGGCATTGGGTTTTGGCTGTGTGTGTATAGGATAGTTGGGAGACTGTGAAGTTAAGGCGTCAGTCTTGACAGAGTCGCCGTTGGAATACCAACCATATGCCGTTGAAATTCTAATCTGGTAACGGAGACAGTGCTAGATGGGCAGTTTGACTGGGGCGGTCGCCTCCAAAAGAGTAACGGAGGCGTTCAAAGGTTCCTCAGGCTGGATGGAAATCAGCCTAGGAGTGCAAACGCATAAGGGAGCTTGACTGCAAGACTGACGGGTCGAGCAGGTACGAAAGTAGGAGTTAGTGATCCGGCGGTTCCGTATGGAAGGACCGTCGCTCAACGGATAAAAGCTACCCCGGGGATAACAGGCTGATACTTCCCAAGAGTCCATATCGACGGAAGTGTTTGGCACCTCGATGTCGGCTCGTCTCATCCTGGGGCTGGAGAAGGTCCCAAGGGTTGGGCTGTTCGCCCATTAAAGAGCACGCGAGCTGGGTTCAGAACGTCGTGAGACAGTTCGGTCCCTATCCACTGCAGGCGCCTGAATACTGAAAAGATCTGGCCTTAGTACGAGAGGACCGGGTTGGACAGACCTCTGATGTACCAGTTGTCACGCCAGTGGCATGGCTGGGTAGTCACGTCTGGAACGGATAATCGCTGAAAGCATCTAAGCGAGAAGCCGACTTTGAGATGAGTATTCGCAGTATCCATGGAGAACACATGGTCGATAGGCCAGAGGTGCAAGTGCAGCAATGCATTCAGCTGACTGGTACTAATATTACATCTGCTTTTTAGTTAATCTTTTACTGCTACTATTTATTTCTCGTTGTCTTAACTAGACAGTTTGATTCTTGAAGTTTGGTGATGTTAGCAGCAGGGATACACCCGGTTACATTTCGAACCCGGAAGTTAAGTCTGCTTGCGCCTAAAATACTTGGATTTGTCCCGGGAAAATAGGTAGTTGCCAAACTTTTTTTCTTTTGCGTGTCTCCGTAGCTCAGCCGGTTAGAGCATCTGACTGTTAATCAGAGGGCCGTTGGTTCGAGTCCAACCGGGGACGCCATTTTTTTATCATTCCTTCCTATAATTCCACTTCATAGCATATCGCTTACAGTTAGTTATTTTTTAATTTTAATCATCAAATCTATTCTTATACTATTTCCCGTTTAAATAGTGAATGTTTAATAAATTTTGAATTACATATTATATTAAGTAAAGAGTTAAAACTTTTTGTTCTTAACATAGTTTCTATTTTATAATGGGATTTAGTGTTAGATTATTTTGTTTGATAAAAGTTTTTACTATTTTTATTAGGCCGTGTCTGAAAACTCAGAATCAATGATATTTTTAATGATTACTTAAATTTATTTTATTAAAATCATTATGCATCCTATATAAATAAAATTTATGAATGTGCTTGCCAGCTTATCATAGCGTGTCCCTATTCTGCGGAACTGCTTAAGCTTATTGAAAAAACATTCCACAAGGTGCCTTTTCTTGTAGATATGGTAATCGCATTCTCATTTGTCTGCTGCATTGGACTTCGAAGGTATTACACATTCTCCCCCGTATTTTCTTATATACTCCCGAACTTCCTTTGTTCCGTATGCCTTGTCTGCCAGTATGCTGCTGCCTCTTATGCTTAGCTGCGACAATATTTTAATAGCCTGCGTACTGTCATGAATTTGTCCTGCAGCAAGTTTTATGTACAGCGGATTTCCAAGCCCATCAACAGCTGCATGGATCTTAGTTGCCCTTCCCCCTGAGCTTCTCCCGATGTGCTGCTTCACTTCTGAATCTTTCGCCCTTTTTTAGCTCACGCACTGCTCTGGCGGGCTTTAACCACTGTGGAGTCAATGCTCAGGTTCTCATAGTCGGCATCTTCCCTTAAATGCTCAAATACTTTAAGCAGGGTTCTCTCGCCATTTGCGGAAACGGGAATAGACCGTCTTCCATGAACCGAAACGTTCAGGAAGGTCTCCCCAAGGCGCACCGCTGAAGGCAATCCATAGCACGGCATTAAACATCAGGCGTAAATCCTTGCCTGGACGTCCTGTCCTAGCTTTGGGAAACATATGCTTTATTTTATTCCATTGTTCATCTGATATTTCATATCTTCTTTGCATGATAGAAGCCTCCAGTGCTTTTCTTTTATTGTATCAGACTGAGAGCAATGTTTCAACTCATTGATTATGGGTATATTATTTGATAATCATTAAAAATATCATTGATTCTAAGTTTTCAGACACGCCCTAGTTTTTTTCTTTTTTTTCGCAGGATTGCTCATTACCGCAAATCCTTATCTTGCAGTAAAGGTTTATCCTGATAATTAAAATTGTGGCAAGATTGCTACGCAATACCTATGGCTAGACTACGAACTTTTATTTGCCCAGCTCCGAAACTCTTCCTTTCAGTCGTCAAACAGCCGTAGCTGAACAAATAAAAGCTCCGTCGGTTTATTAAAACAAAAAAATTATATTTTAATTATTTTGAAATACTAGGTTCTTGTCCTTTGTTAGAAAACTTTGTAATAAATTCGTTATTTAAATAGGGTTTAGTATTAGTGCATAAATACATGGCTAAATAGTAATTTGAGTTTTTAGACGCAGCCTAGTGAGCTAAATTAAATTAGTTCAACTTTTTGGAGTTGGTACAAAATTTATGTTTAAATGTTTTATTGTACTTTGAAAAATTAATGTAGAGAATTTTGTGATTTATTTATTTTTGGGGGAAATGGTTTTATTTAAGTGGGTTGAATTAATGGAATATTTATGTTTTCGGATGTTTTGCTGCATTATTCTTGAGTAGAAACGTTTTTTCTTTAAAGTATAGAGTTTATTGCTTTCGGGTGTATTCATATATTTTTCAATCGCTTTTAGGATTTTGTAAATTTCTGTGAATACTGGGAGTAGTAGAATTATGAAAATTAATAAGTAGGATTTTGAGAAATAGGAATAGATTACACTTATTAGGTCATAGCCTTTTTTTAGATTTTTATCGAAAAATAAGTTTAGTATGTAATTTTTCATTAGGAAAGTTTGAATTAAGGCTATTGGGAACATTAGGAGTTTTGTTGTTTTTAAGATAGAAATAACGGATTTCTTTATTATTAGCCTGTTCTTTTCATTTCTCAACAGTCTTGTGATGATTTTTTCTCTTTCTCTAAACCTGAAATTGTAATATTGGTATTCTAGTAAAATAAAAATTAGAAGAAATACAAATAGAGAGTTATTTATTATTTTTTTTATTTGCAGTTTTATTCCCATTATTCCAAAATCACGAATTTTTTTATTTTCATTTCGTAACTCAAAATTATTATTTAATATCAAGGTTTCCCCGTTTTCTAATTTGATAATTTTTCCATAGACTTCACCTCCAATAGTTTTTTTATTTTTTAGTTTTATTTTTATAATATCCCAATTAAAGTAAATTATTTTTCCTTTTAACCATAGAATTTCATCTTTTTCACTTATAAAAGATAAAGTTACTTTATTGTTGTCATCAATTACTGTGTCTCTAATATTTATGATTCCTTTCTTGGAATCTTCTTCATAAGTTAGAATTTTTAAATTTTTGTCTATTCTCCATTTTATTTTTCCTTCTTTATTTATTATCTCAATATTGCTATTTTTCAAGTCATCAAAAGAATTTATATCTATATTTTTTATTAAAATAGGTTTTTTATTTAAAAGTTCTAGCTCTTTTCTGTAGTAATTTAGAAAATATCCTATTCCTAGACTTATTATGGTTACTAGAAAAATTTTTTTTATACTAAAATTGTAATAATATGCACTAAAAATTTTCTTTTTTATAATTACTGTAATTATCATTGATAAAAAAGATAATATAACAATTATTAAGGCTGAAATATATATAAAATAATTATATCCTTTTAAATTTAATGAAATATTTAAAAAAGATAGATATAATAGAACCATGAGTATAAAACGTATGATATATCTAGTTAGATTTATAATTTCAATTTTTCCACTTTTTACCTTTTGAATTTTTTCTATTTTTTTATCAATCTTTTTTTTATTATAACTTTTTTGCTTTAATCTTTCGTTTAAAATTTTTAATTTTTTATTTAATTCATTGAATAATTCGGTTTCTTTTTCCAGTTCCTGTTTTCTTTTTTCTATAAAATATTTTTTGAAAAATTTGATAATTATTATTTTACTTTTAAGTAGATCTTTCATATTTTTTTCCTTTTATTGTATAAATTAATGTTATTATTATATCAATTTTATCTTATTATTAGTAAATATTTTACTTTATCCAAAATTATGATAGAGTAAAAAAAATAGATTTATTAATTATTTTGTGATACTATAAAATAAGTAATGTTTAATTTTGAAAAACTAAAGTTGAATTTCTTTAAAATTAAATTAATCTGGGATATAAATATAAAAAAAGATGTTAAAGCTGAGTATGGAATTAGTTTGATATTAAAGGGATTTAGGGATATTATAAAATTTTGGAAAAGAGGAATTAATGGATGAATGAAAAAGAAATGAACATAGATGAAACAGAGAGCAAAAAAGAAAGAATCGGAGAATTACTGGAAAAACGAGAAGAATATGCAAATAATGGGGAAATTGAAAAGGAAATTGAAGTTCTAAGAGAATTACGGATTTTGTTTAAAAGTGTTTTTGGAGTAGAAAGTGAAGAAAATATAAAAATTTTGACTGAGTTGGGAAATTCCTTAAAATATATTGGAAAATTTAAAGAAGCGATAAGGCTTTTGGCAAGGGCAGAGAACATTATTATTAAAAAATATGGAGAAGACAGTATGGCTTTTGTTATGTGTAATGCAAATATGGCAGAAGTTTATAGAATTATGAGAAATTATGATAAAGTTGAAGAAAAATATTTTAAAGCAATAAAGACATATAAGAAAAATAATTTCAAAAATACTTATATATTTGCAGGAATTTGTAATAATCTGGGACTGGTTTATGAAGAAAATAAGTGTTATCAGGACTCTATAAATTGGCAAAAGAGAGCCTTGAAAGAATTAAAAGATTTGAGAGACAGAGATAGTGAGATACAAAGTGCAATTGTATTGAGCAATATGGTAAAACCGTATGTAAAACTTAAAGAAAAAGAACTTGCTGAAATTACGATGGATGAAACTTTGGGAATATTGAAAAAAGAAATAGGAGAATACAGTACTCTTTATTCAAATATTTTAAATAATTGGTCGAATGTATATTTTGAAGATAAAGATTATAAAAAATCATTAGAATTGCTAGAAAAATGTGAAAAAATTTGTAGAATTATGTTAGGAACAGAAAATAAAAATTATGGAGATATTTTAAAAAAAATAGAAACTGTTAAAAAAGAAGTCAACAAGAAGAAA includes:
- a CDS encoding tetratricopeptide repeat protein, whose product is MNEKEMNIDETESKKERIGELLEKREEYANNGEIEKEIEVLRELRILFKSVFGVESEENIKILTELGNSLKYIGKFKEAIRLLARAENIIIKKYGEDSMAFVMCNANMAEVYRIMRNYDKVEEKYFKAIKTYKKNNFKNTYIFAGICNNLGLVYEENKCYQDSINWQKRALKELKDLRDRDSEIQSAIVLSNMVKPYVKLKEKELAEITMDETLGILKKEIGEYSTLYSNILNNWSNVYFEDKDYKKSLELLEKCEKICRIMLGTENKNYGDILKKIETVKKEVNKKKIEQYVWKNQIIKKVKN